One genomic window of Cellulophaga sp. Hel_I_12 includes the following:
- a CDS encoding DUF2892 domain-containing protein, giving the protein MLNTYFRVIVGVMVLLSVVLSVYVSPNWMWFTVFIGLNLIQSAFTKWCLLETILQKLGVKKGPVSCSN; this is encoded by the coding sequence ATGTTAAATACGTATTTTAGAGTTATTGTTGGTGTCATGGTATTGTTAAGCGTAGTGCTTAGTGTTTACGTAAGTCCAAATTGGATGTGGTTCACGGTTTTTATTGGCCTTAATTTAATACAGTCTGCCTTTACAAAATGGTGTCTGCTAGAAACTATTTTGCAGAAATTAGGGGTCAAAAAAGGACCTGTTAGCTGCAGTAATTAG
- a CDS encoding acetate/propionate family kinase: MNILIINAGSSSIKYQLIEMPSEKISCEGLLERIGSADAILNYKTSKVTITDTVEILNHKSGLEKIAALLLDPEKGVIQNVKEIDAVGHRVVHGGNTFYKTTLIDAMVKEKIRSLIPLAPLHNPANLEGIKLAEQVFSHAKQVAIFDTAFHHTIPTKAKKFAIPNEFYTQHNIQVYGFHGTSHKYVSEKAIAYLEKEQSKIITIHLGNGCSMTAVQNGKSVAHSMGFAPSNGLIMGTRSGDIDHSLITYMVQKLGYSLEEVHTILIKKSGMLGLTGYSDLRDIQAEAEKGNEDCMLALAMNAYRIKQYIGSYAAIMNGLDAIVFTAGIGENSAVIRALVCEEMDYLGLQLNESKNNTRASELREINAAASKTKILVIPTNEELEIAKQTYNLVVSG; encoded by the coding sequence GTGAATATACTTATCATAAATGCTGGAAGTTCTTCCATAAAATATCAGTTGATTGAAATGCCTTCAGAAAAAATTAGTTGTGAAGGTCTTTTAGAGCGCATTGGAAGTGCTGACGCTATTTTAAATTATAAAACATCAAAAGTAACAATTACCGATACTGTAGAAATCCTGAATCATAAATCGGGTTTAGAAAAAATTGCTGCCTTGTTATTAGATCCTGAAAAAGGCGTGATACAAAATGTAAAAGAAATTGATGCGGTAGGGCATCGTGTGGTTCATGGAGGCAACACGTTTTATAAAACTACCCTAATCGATGCTATGGTGAAGGAAAAAATAAGGTCTTTAATTCCCTTGGCGCCTTTACATAATCCTGCCAATTTAGAAGGTATAAAACTTGCCGAACAAGTTTTTAGTCACGCTAAACAAGTGGCTATTTTCGATACTGCTTTTCATCATACCATACCTACTAAAGCAAAAAAGTTTGCCATTCCAAATGAATTCTATACCCAGCATAACATACAAGTCTATGGTTTTCATGGTACGAGTCATAAATATGTATCCGAAAAAGCTATCGCCTATTTAGAAAAAGAGCAGTCGAAAATTATTACTATTCACCTAGGAAACGGCTGTAGCATGACGGCGGTTCAAAATGGAAAAAGTGTAGCTCATTCTATGGGTTTTGCACCATCAAACGGATTAATTATGGGTACGCGAAGTGGCGATATTGACCATTCGCTCATAACGTATATGGTTCAAAAATTAGGCTATAGTTTAGAAGAGGTACATACGATACTAATCAAAAAAAGCGGTATGCTAGGCTTAACAGGCTATAGCGATTTAAGAGATATACAGGCAGAAGCCGAAAAAGGGAATGAAGATTGTATGTTGGCTTTGGCCATGAACGCGTACCGAATTAAACAATATATAGGCTCATATGCTGCTATTATGAATGGCTTAGATGCTATTGTATTTACAGCAGGTATTGGAGAAAATTCTGCTGTTATAAGAGCTTTAGTTTGTGAAGAAATGGACTATTTAGGCCTGCAGCTTAACGAAAGTAAAAACAATACAAGAGCTAGCGAATTAAGAGAAATTAATGCTGCTGCTTCAAAAACTAAAATTTTGGTCATACCAACAAATGAAGAATTGGAGATTGCCAAGCAGACGTATAATTTAGTGGTTAGTGGTTAG
- a CDS encoding exodeoxyribonuclease III produces MKIISWNVNGIRASVKKDFFEDIEKMDAAILCLQETKAQDDEVLAALAPLDTFSINSNSALQKGYSGTTIVSKEKVKSIMPDMGIDEHDAEGRVICAEYENFYLVNVYVPNSGQKLERLDYRKQWDSDFLKYLKNLEKTKPVIVCGDFNVAHKAIDLKNDKSNYNKTAGYTQVEIDGMDNFIQAGFVDAFRMLYPEEIAYTFWSYRFKSRERNTGWRIDYFLVSKSIADKVKDAKIYSTIMGSDHCPIGLEVDFR; encoded by the coding sequence ATGAAAATAATTTCTTGGAATGTAAATGGTATTCGAGCCTCAGTAAAAAAAGATTTTTTTGAGGATATTGAAAAAATGGATGCTGCCATCTTGTGTTTGCAGGAAACCAAAGCGCAAGATGATGAAGTTTTAGCGGCTTTAGCACCACTAGACACGTTCAGCATTAATTCTAATTCGGCCCTTCAAAAAGGCTATTCTGGAACAACAATAGTTAGTAAGGAAAAAGTTAAGAGCATCATGCCTGATATGGGTATTGATGAACATGATGCCGAAGGTCGTGTTATATGCGCGGAATATGAAAACTTCTATTTGGTCAATGTATACGTGCCAAATTCCGGCCAAAAACTAGAGCGTTTAGACTATAGAAAACAATGGGATAGCGATTTTCTGAAGTATTTAAAAAACTTAGAAAAAACAAAACCAGTCATCGTTTGTGGCGATTTTAATGTAGCCCATAAAGCTATCGATCTAAAAAACGACAAGAGCAACTACAACAAAACAGCAGGCTATACCCAAGTTGAGATAGATGGGATGGATAATTTTATCCAAGCTGGTTTTGTGGATGCCTTTCGAATGTTATATCCTGAAGAAATTGCCTATACTTTTTGGAGCTACCGCTTTAAATCACGGGAACGCAATACGGGTTGGCGTATTGATTATTTTTTAGTCAGCAAATCAATTGCAGATAAGGTAAAAGATGCAAAGATATATAGTACTATTATGGGTTCTGACCACTGCCCTATTGGCTTGGAGGTAGATTTTAGGTAA
- a CDS encoding TolC family protein, whose protein sequence is MRNILVLFFLLFQFYLGAQEMIVVSKADVLAAVQERNNTIKMSEQDVLMAKGDYEQTNAVLLPNISASHTAIATTNPLMAFGSKLNQGILTQGDFNPAILNNPSEVQDYATRITVAQPLLNFDGFYQRKAAKAKLNATELQANRVNDYLELEVEKAYMQLQLAYKAVEVLEKAKITALENKRIATNNFVQGYLQKSDVLAVEVRVTEIENQLQYAKSNIQNASNGLSVLMNDDTYAMLQPSDSLTIASADTKTMFFSETRTDILAMESATKAYSDMHKADQMSFLPSLNAFGTYELHDDELFKGATDGYLVGAALTWTLFEGGKRFGKFKKSKAEFEKSKLELDQYKAESQVELNRAKRMLQDAKNNLELTTLALSQTQESLRIRKNRFEQGLEKTTDLLAAETQFAQKHLEYFTTIFNHNYALAYVQFLTKE, encoded by the coding sequence ATGAGAAATATTCTAGTTCTGTTTTTTTTATTATTTCAATTTTATCTAGGAGCTCAAGAAATGATAGTTGTTTCAAAAGCTGATGTTTTAGCAGCAGTGCAAGAGCGCAACAACACTATAAAAATGTCTGAGCAAGATGTTCTGATGGCAAAAGGTGATTATGAACAGACAAACGCAGTTTTATTGCCAAATATTAGTGCCTCACATACGGCAATAGCAACCACCAATCCACTTATGGCTTTCGGTAGTAAATTAAATCAAGGTATTTTAACACAAGGCGATTTTAATCCTGCGATATTAAATAACCCCTCGGAAGTTCAAGATTACGCTACCAGAATTACGGTAGCGCAACCCTTGTTAAATTTCGATGGTTTTTATCAGCGTAAAGCGGCAAAAGCAAAATTAAATGCCACAGAATTACAAGCAAATCGTGTAAATGATTATTTAGAATTAGAAGTTGAAAAGGCCTATATGCAATTGCAACTAGCCTATAAAGCAGTAGAAGTTCTGGAGAAGGCTAAGATAACAGCTCTAGAAAATAAGCGAATTGCGACGAACAACTTTGTTCAAGGCTATTTGCAAAAATCTGATGTTTTGGCTGTTGAGGTTCGTGTTACGGAAATAGAAAATCAGTTACAATACGCAAAAAGTAACATTCAAAACGCTTCTAATGGTCTATCTGTTTTAATGAATGATGATACCTATGCTATGTTACAACCTTCAGATTCATTGACAATAGCATCGGCTGACACAAAAACTATGTTTTTCTCTGAAACTAGAACAGATATTCTGGCTATGGAATCGGCAACTAAGGCCTATAGCGATATGCATAAAGCAGATCAGATGAGTTTTTTGCCAAGTCTTAATGCTTTCGGAACCTATGAACTTCATGATGATGAACTATTTAAAGGTGCCACTGATGGTTATTTAGTAGGAGCAGCATTAACATGGACACTATTTGAAGGCGGAAAGCGTTTTGGAAAATTTAAAAAGAGTAAGGCCGAATTTGAGAAATCTAAATTAGAATTAGACCAATACAAAGCTGAAAGTCAAGTAGAATTAAACAGAGCAAAACGTATGCTGCAAGATGCAAAAAATAATTTGGAGCTCACGACGCTTGCTTTATCTCAAACCCAAGAATCTTTAAGAATTCGAAAAAATAGGTTTGAACAAGGTTTAGAAAAAACAACCGATTTACTGGCGGCAGAAACACAATTTGCACAGAAACATTTAGAATATTTTACTACAATTTTCAATCATAATTACGCTTTAGCGTATGTGCAATTTTTAACTAAAGAATAA
- a CDS encoding efflux RND transporter permease subunit encodes MKEGIAGKIAKVFMQSKLTVLLMIVFMVVGVWSSFLIPREEEPQIDVPMADIFVGYPGASPTEVESRVIKPLEQLISNIKGVEYVYSTSMKEQGMVIVQFYVGEDIERSFVKLYNEINKHMDQMPAGVTFPLVKTRAIDDVPMLGLTLWSENYDDYQLNQIAQELESEIKKVNDVAITHKIGGRNRQLRVVLDKDKLASSGLDFLSVSEMITASNSQLSSGSFDKNDSEFLINTGKFLETVTDVENLVVGVQQNQPIYLKQVAKIIDGPEVPQNYVSLGFGKGSVKADEYKSEYPAVTISVSKRKGADAMKISEIIIDKVDHLRTTLIPDDVKVEISRNYGETASQKVSELLWHLIGTIFAVTLVVMLAMGWRGGLVVFLSVPITFALTLLSYYMMDYTLNRITLFALVFVTGIVVDDSIIIAENMHRHFKMKRLPFKQAALYAINEVGNPTILATFTVIASVLPMAFVSGLMGPYMAPMPIGASIAMILSLFVALTITPYLGLIFLREKDKKGQPEKIEKPLEETLIYRIYNKFEGPLLESKTKRWLFLGGTFLVLLGTMALFFTNSVAVKMLPFDNKNEFQVIIDMPEGTTLERTGVVTQEISQYLSTRPEVVNYQNYVGTSAPITFNGLVRHYDLRGGSNMADIQVNLIGKDKRSAQSHDIASLLRPDIQKIAAKYNANVKLVEVPPGPPVLSTIVAEVYGPDYDEQIKIANSVKNILQNTVDVVDVDWMVEADQTEYQFEINKEKAMLYGVAPQQIAYTMNMALSNRAITNLYDEDAANQVGLVLTLEEKEKSTISDISQLKVKSKQGNLVPIADLVTINETTAAKSIYRKNQKRVVYVMADMAGELESPAYAILGMEEKLKEITLPQGFELNEMYLGQPEYEDNYTVKWDGEWQITLEVFRDLGIAFLGAIILIYILIVGWFQNFKAPIVMMVAIPLSLIGIILGHWIMGAFFTATSFIGMIALAGIMVRNSVLLIDFINLRTAEGIPLKQAAIEAGAVRTTPILLTAGTVVIGAFVILFDPIFQGLAISLMGGTIVSTILTLLVVPLVYYMISPPTPEGGVDAGEKTEGEKAS; translated from the coding sequence ATGAAAGAAGGTATCGCAGGAAAAATTGCCAAAGTCTTTATGCAATCTAAGTTAACAGTCTTGTTAATGATTGTATTTATGGTTGTTGGGGTATGGAGTTCGTTTTTAATTCCACGTGAGGAAGAACCGCAAATTGATGTGCCAATGGCAGACATTTTTGTGGGTTATCCGGGGGCAAGTCCAACGGAAGTTGAATCACGCGTGATAAAGCCATTAGAGCAATTAATTTCGAATATTAAAGGTGTAGAATATGTGTATTCCACCTCTATGAAAGAGCAAGGAATGGTGATCGTACAGTTTTATGTTGGCGAAGATATTGAGCGTTCTTTCGTGAAATTATACAACGAAATTAACAAACATATGGACCAAATGCCAGCTGGTGTTACGTTTCCGTTGGTCAAAACTAGAGCGATTGACGATGTGCCCATGTTGGGTTTAACCTTATGGAGTGAAAATTACGACGATTACCAGTTAAACCAAATAGCACAAGAATTAGAAAGTGAGATAAAAAAAGTAAATGACGTCGCAATTACCCATAAAATTGGTGGCAGAAACCGTCAGTTGCGCGTGGTTTTAGATAAGGATAAATTGGCGTCGAGCGGATTAGATTTCTTGTCGGTTTCTGAAATGATTACCGCGAGTAATAGCCAATTGAGTTCAGGAAGTTTTGATAAAAATGATTCTGAATTCTTGATTAATACTGGAAAGTTTTTGGAAACGGTTACGGATGTTGAAAATTTGGTGGTTGGTGTACAACAAAATCAGCCTATTTATTTAAAGCAAGTTGCCAAAATTATTGATGGTCCAGAAGTACCACAAAATTATGTGAGTTTAGGGTTTGGAAAAGGAAGTGTAAAAGCGGACGAATATAAATCGGAATATCCTGCAGTTACTATTTCTGTTTCCAAACGAAAAGGCGCAGATGCGATGAAAATTTCGGAAATTATAATTGATAAGGTCGACCATTTACGTACCACTTTAATCCCTGATGATGTAAAAGTTGAAATTAGTAGAAACTATGGAGAAACGGCTTCTCAAAAAGTATCTGAATTGTTGTGGCACCTTATAGGGACTATCTTTGCAGTAACTTTGGTAGTGATGCTGGCAATGGGTTGGCGAGGTGGATTGGTCGTGTTTTTATCGGTTCCAATTACGTTTGCATTGACCTTGTTGAGTTATTATATGATGGACTACACGTTAAACCGAATTACATTGTTCGCTTTGGTATTTGTTACAGGTATTGTGGTGGATGATTCTATTATTATTGCCGAAAATATGCATAGGCATTTCAAGATGAAACGCTTGCCTTTTAAACAAGCGGCTTTATATGCGATTAATGAAGTAGGTAACCCAACAATTTTAGCAACATTTACGGTGATTGCTTCGGTTTTACCTATGGCTTTTGTTTCCGGATTAATGGGCCCATACATGGCGCCAATGCCAATTGGAGCATCGATTGCGATGATTTTATCATTATTTGTAGCCTTAACCATAACACCTTATTTAGGTTTAATTTTCTTGAGAGAAAAAGATAAAAAAGGACAACCAGAAAAAATAGAAAAACCATTAGAAGAAACTTTAATTTATAGAATTTATAACAAATTTGAAGGGCCATTATTAGAAAGTAAAACAAAACGTTGGTTGTTTTTAGGGGGAACATTCTTAGTGTTACTGGGAACGATGGCTTTGTTTTTCACCAATTCGGTGGCTGTAAAAATGTTGCCTTTCGATAATAAAAATGAGTTTCAGGTAATCATTGATATGCCAGAAGGTACAACTCTGGAACGAACCGGAGTGGTGACTCAAGAGATTTCGCAATATTTATCTACGCGACCAGAAGTTGTGAATTACCAGAATTATGTGGGTACATCTGCACCCATAACCTTTAACGGTTTGGTACGTCATTACGATTTACGTGGTGGATCTAATATGGCAGATATTCAAGTGAATTTAATAGGGAAAGACAAACGTTCTGCACAAAGTCATGATATTGCTTCCTTATTGCGTCCAGATATTCAGAAAATAGCCGCAAAATATAATGCAAACGTCAAGTTGGTGGAAGTGCCTCCCGGACCACCAGTTTTATCAACAATTGTGGCTGAAGTTTATGGACCTGATTATGATGAGCAAATAAAAATTGCAAACAGCGTTAAGAATATTTTACAAAATACAGTTGATGTGGTTGATGTTGATTGGATGGTTGAAGCAGACCAAACGGAATATCAATTTGAAATCAATAAAGAAAAAGCGATGTTATATGGTGTGGCACCACAGCAAATCGCATACACCATGAATATGGCATTGTCTAACAGAGCCATCACTAATTTATATGATGAAGATGCAGCTAACCAAGTTGGTTTAGTTTTGACTTTAGAGGAAAAGGAAAAATCGACGATTTCTGATATTTCACAATTAAAAGTGAAATCGAAACAGGGCAATTTGGTGCCAATTGCAGATTTGGTGACTATTAATGAAACTACAGCCGCAAAAAGTATTTACCGAAAAAACCAAAAGCGTGTGGTTTATGTGATGGCGGATATGGCTGGAGAATTGGAAAGTCCTGCCTATGCTATTTTAGGAATGGAGGAGAAGTTGAAAGAAATTACCTTACCACAAGGTTTTGAACTCAACGAAATGTATTTGGGTCAGCCAGAATATGAAGATAATTATACGGTAAAATGGGATGGAGAATGGCAAATTACATTAGAAGTATTTAGAGATTTAGGTATAGCCTTTTTAGGAGCAATTATTTTGATTTACATTTTAATAGTAGGATGGTTCCAGAACTTTAAAGCACCAATTGTAATGATGGTTGCGATTCCCTTATCGTTAATTGGTATTATTCTAGGACACTGGATCATGGGAGCGTTCTTTACAGCAACGTCTTTTATCGGAATGATTGCCTTAGCCGGTATTATGGTTCGAAACTCGGTATTGTTAATCGATTTTATCAACCTTCGAACAGCAGAGGGTATTCCTTTAAAACAAGCTGCTATTGAAGCTGGAGCAGTGCGTACAACTCCTATTTTGTTAACGGCAGGAACAGTAGTGATTGGGGCATTTGTCATCCTATTCGATCCTATTTTTCAAGGATTAGCGATTTCGTTAATGGGTGGTACCATTGTATCGACGATACTTACCTTATTGGTGGTGCCATTAGTGTATTACATGATAAGCCCCCCGACCCCCGAAGGGGGAGTTGATGCTGGGGAGAAAACAGAAGGTGAAAAAGCCTCCTAG
- a CDS encoding efflux RND transporter periplasmic adaptor subunit: MNIKINTIVAFSLTLLLASCGSEDKKAIADNTPAIAVKTSQVEANENSPFLSVSGKIEATNSADLSTRMMGYVDKVHVNVGDKVQKGQLLVSINNADLQAKRAQVNAGITQATVGFENAQKDYNRFKSLFADKSASQKEMDDMTANFEIAKAQLESAKQMKNEVNAQFTYSNITAPFSGIVTSKNVEAGNMANPGMPLISIEAPGNFEVMAMVPETEISEIKNGSTVAVLVKSINQTIKGKVSEVSTSAKNTGGQYLVKIDLDKTDAAILSGMFTTVQFPVERKAKTELVLIPIEAIITNGQLSGVYTVSQSNTAILRWLRLGRTYGNQVEVLSGLHSDEAYIVSAEGKLYNGAKITVQ, translated from the coding sequence ATGAATATAAAAATAAATACCATTGTAGCATTTTCTTTAACCTTGTTGCTGGCTAGCTGTGGAAGCGAAGACAAAAAAGCCATTGCAGATAATACACCCGCAATTGCTGTTAAAACTAGTCAGGTTGAAGCTAATGAAAACAGTCCCTTCCTATCAGTAAGCGGAAAAATTGAAGCAACAAATAGTGCAGATTTAAGCACTAGAATGATGGGCTACGTTGATAAGGTACACGTAAATGTTGGAGATAAAGTACAAAAAGGACAATTATTAGTATCGATTAATAATGCCGATTTACAAGCAAAACGTGCACAAGTAAATGCTGGCATTACACAGGCAACTGTTGGTTTTGAGAATGCTCAAAAAGATTACAACCGCTTTAAAAGTTTGTTTGCAGACAAAAGTGCATCACAAAAAGAAATGGATGATATGACAGCTAATTTCGAAATAGCAAAAGCACAATTAGAATCGGCTAAGCAAATGAAAAACGAAGTCAATGCACAATTTACATACAGTAATATTACAGCACCTTTTAGCGGAATAGTAACAAGCAAAAATGTGGAAGCTGGAAACATGGCGAATCCAGGAATGCCACTAATAAGTATCGAAGCACCTGGTAATTTTGAAGTAATGGCAATGGTTCCTGAAACAGAAATTTCTGAAATAAAAAATGGATCAACGGTAGCTGTTTTAGTAAAATCTATTAACCAAACTATAAAAGGTAAGGTAAGCGAAGTAAGTACATCTGCTAAAAATACGGGTGGGCAATATTTAGTAAAAATAGATTTAGACAAAACAGATGCTGCTATTTTATCAGGAATGTTTACAACGGTTCAGTTTCCAGTAGAACGAAAGGCAAAAACCGAACTGGTTTTAATCCCAATTGAAGCTATTATTACCAACGGACAATTATCTGGAGTGTATACGGTAAGTCAAAGCAATACAGCAATTTTACGTTGGTTGCGTTTGGGTAGAACTTATGGAAACCAGGTAGAAGTTTTATCTGGTTTACATTCAGATGAAGCGTACATCGTTTCAGCCGAAGGAAAGCTTTACAACGGTGCTAAAATAACAGTGCAGTAA